A genomic stretch from Musa acuminata AAA Group cultivar baxijiao unplaced genomic scaffold, Cavendish_Baxijiao_AAA HiC_scaffold_1138, whole genome shotgun sequence includes:
- the LOC103999743 gene encoding sugar transporter ERD6-like 16, with protein MAITKDVENGVGMHDAEGNEARQPLLIHQKESSADSQGSIWMVLLSTAVVVCGSFEFGSCVGYSAPTQSGITKDIGLSLSEYSVFGSILTIGAMIGAVTSGHLADFIGRKGAMRVSAVICIIGWLAIYFAKGAVLLYFGRISSGYGIGVLSYVVPVFIAEIAPKNLRGGLATLNQLLISGGHSVAFVIGTLVNWRTLVLVGFLPCLLLLLGLVFVPESPRWLAKVGNQKEFTAALQKLRGEDADITQEAEEIQEYIEDLQTLPKAGIQDLFQSIYIRSVIVGVGLMVFQQIGGINGVGFYASEIFVSVGFSSGKLGTILMGSIQVPITMVGAILMDRSGRIPLLMVSASGTFLGCFITGTSFFLKAQGIYMEWVPTLALCGILVYVGAFSIGMGAVPWVIMSEVFPINIKGIGGSLVTLVNWFGSWAVSYAFNFLMSWSSAGTFFIFSAANAATIVFVAMVVPETKGRSLEEIQESLNSSK; from the exons ATGGCCATAACGAAGGATGTGGAGAATGGTGTAGGCATGCATGATGCAGAGGGTAACGAAGCGAGGCAGCCTCTTCTCATCCACCAGAAGGAGTCTTCAGCAGATAGCCAGGGATCGATATGGATGGTTCTGCTTAGCACTGCAGTCGTGGTCTGTGGCTCCTTCGAGTTTGGATCATGC GTTGGCTACTCTGCACCAACTCAGTCAGGGATTACAAAGGACATCGGCCTCTCTCTATCCGAG TACTCAGTTTTTGGTTCGATATTAACTATTGGGGCGATGATCGGTGCAGTCACAAGTGGGCATCTTGCAGATTTTATTGGTCGAAAAGGA GCCATGAGAGTGTCTGCTGTCATCTGCATTATTGGATGGCTTGCCATTTACTTTGCAAAG GGTGCTGTCTTGCTGTATTTTGGAAGAATTTCCTCAGGATATGGGATTGGAGTACTTTCCTATGTG GTACCTGTTTTCATTGCTGAAATAGCACCGAAGAATCTGCGAGGTGGACTTGCAACCCTGAATCAG CTGCTGATAAGTGGTGGCCATTCGGTTGCTTTCGTAATCGGCACTCTTGTTAACTGGCGCACGCTGGTGTTAGTCG GATTTCTCCCTTGCCTTCTTCTACTTCTCGGACTTGTTTTTGTTCCAGAGTCTCCAAGATGGCTG GCAAAGGTGGGGAACCAGAAAGAGTTCACAGCTGCATTGCAAAAGCTTCGTGGAGAAGATGCTGATATCACTCAAGAAGCAGAAGAGATTCAA GAATACATTGAAGACCTTCAGACCCTTCCTAAGGCTGGGATTCAAGACCTGTTTCAAAGCATATATATCCGTTCTGTGATT GTAGGTGTTGGCCTCATGGTGTTTCAGCAAATTGGGGGCATCAATGGAGTTGGATTTTATGCAAGCGAAATTTTTGTATCTGTAG GATTTTCCTCAGGCAAACTTGGGACCATTCTGATGGGATCCATTCAG GTACCCATCACAATGGTGGGAGCTATTTTAATGGACAGGAGTGGTCGAATCCCTCTGCTAATG GTTTCTGCATCAGGGACTTTCCTTGGTTGCTTTATCACAGGGACATCATTCTTTCTCAAG GCACAGGGAATTTATATGGAATGGGTTCCTACACTGGCTCTCTGCGGCATATTG GTGTACGTGGGTGCATTTTCAATAGGAATGGGTGCTGTTCCTTGGGTCATCATGTCTGAA GTATTCCCCATAAACATAAAAGGAATTGGAGGAAGCCTAGTGACTTTGGTGAACTGGTTTGGTTCTTGGGCAGTCTCTTATGCTTTCAACTTTCTCATGAGTTGGAGTTCAGCAG GTACCTTTTTCATCTTTTCAGCAGCTAATGCAGCAACCATTGTCTTTGTGGCAATGGTAGTACCTGAAACAAAAggccgttcattggaagagatccAAGAATCACTGAATTCCTCCAAGTAA
- the LOC135671111 gene encoding BI1-like protein: MHGYERVEKGAAPGGDIEAGTLYPGLSRGDNELRWGFVRKVYGILAAQVLLTTAVSAATVLYRPVNAALASSPGLALCLAFLPLFLLCPLYYYQQKHPLNFLFLGLFTVCLSLSVGVACANTQGRIVLEALILTSAVVLSLTGYTFWASRKGKDFSYLGPIVFSGLMVLFLSTFIQIFFPLGPTSVAIFGGLGAVVFSAFIVYDTDNLIKRYNYDEYIWASVVLYLDILNLFLSIMNMLRGMQSDG; encoded by the exons atgcacGGCTACGAGCGGGTGGAAAAAGGCGCCGCCCCCGGCGGCGACATCGAGGCGGGGACGCTCTACCCGGGGCTCTCCCGCGGCGACAACGAGCTCCGATGGGGGTTCGTCCGCAAAGTCTATGGCATCCTCGCCGCCCAGGTGCTTCTCACCACCGCCGTCTCCGCCGCCACAGTCCTCTACCGCCCCGTCAATGCCGCCCTCGCCTCCAGCCCCGGCCTCGCTCTCTGCCTCGCTTTTCTCCCCCTCTTCT TGTTGTGCCCATTATACTATTATCAACAAAAGCATCCACTAAACTTTTTGTTCCTTGGACTGTTCACTGTGTGTCTAAGCTTAAGTGTCGGTGTGGCCTGTGCAAACACTCAAG GAAGGATTGTTCTGGAAGCATTGATTTTAACTTCTGCTGTCGTTTTATCCTTGACTGGATATACTTTCTGGGCTTCAAGAAAGGGGAAGGACTTCAGTTACCTTGGACCAATTGTATTTTCTGGTCTCATGGTGCTATTTTTGTCAACTTTTATCCAG ATATTCTTCCCTCTTGGACCGACATCGGTTGCGATATTTGGTGGGCTTGGAGCTGTGGTTTTCTCTGCTTTCATCGTGTATGACACTGACAACTTGATCAAGCGCTACAACTACGATGAGTACATTTGGGCATCAGTTGTCCTCTACCTCGACATACTCAACCTCTTCCTTTCTATCATGAACATGCTTAGAGGCATGCAATCAGATGGTTAG